One region of Triticum aestivum cultivar Chinese Spring chromosome 6B, IWGSC CS RefSeq v2.1, whole genome shotgun sequence genomic DNA includes:
- the LOC123139391 gene encoding uncharacterized WD repeat-containing protein C2A9.03-like, whose product MQTLHSMKGHHDNSFASARSPDGRTFATGNQDKTCRVWDVRNLSKAVHVLKGNLGAIRSIHFTSDGQFLAMAEHADFVQIFDARSDYTKRQELDFFGEISGFSFSPDMDALFVGMWDRTYGSLLQYGRLHNDN is encoded by the coding sequence ATGCAGACGCTTCATTCCATGAAAGGCCATCATGACAACTCGTTCGCATCGGCCCGGAGCCCTGATGGCCGGACGTTTGCTACCGGGAACCAAGACAAGACATGCCGAGTCTGGGACGTGAGGAACCTGTCGAAAGCCGTCCATGTACTGAAGGGCAACCTCGGGGCCATTAGGTCGATCCACTTCACTTCTGACGGGCAGTTCCTGGCGATGGCGGAACATGCGGACTTCGTCCAGATCTTCGACGCCCGGAGCGATTACACCAAAAGGCAAGAGCTGGATTTCTTTGGCGAGATATCTGGGTTCTCCTTCAGCCCGGATATGGACGCTCTTTTCGTCGGCATGTGGGATAGAACATATGGCAGCCTCCTCCAATATGGTCGGTTACATAATGACAACTAG